One Azospirillum brasilense DNA window includes the following coding sequences:
- a CDS encoding efflux RND transporter periplasmic adaptor subunit: protein MIDAARSDGPTAKPRRRLLLPLLIVGALAAGGVAWKATSSNDAVAPAAAGLPPAERPVELSPVELTRMSPRRLTELVRLSGSVKPMEQSMVKSEVAARLVEVPLREGQAVRKGEVLARFDTVELQAKLDEKLSNLEGAKAQLVLADKTRAKNLALRQKDIVSETNMDQAQSTFRFQQATVAALEAQVDLARKALRDAVVVSPIDGTLAERAVNPGETLAVNAKMFSVVDLSRVEVEAAVPADDVARLKPGQTVRLRVEGFGERDFIGRIARINPMARAGTRSIPVYIVLDNADGALRGGMFAAGDAVVDEVEGAFALPPAAVRHDQDGDFVLVVSGGRVERRKVEVLGAWSRGDLVQVRGLADGDLAVTAPLPGLTAGRAVKVMGS from the coding sequence ATGATCGACGCCGCCCGTTCCGATGGTCCCACCGCCAAGCCGCGGCGCCGTCTGCTGCTGCCCCTGCTGATCGTCGGGGCACTGGCCGCGGGCGGCGTCGCCTGGAAGGCCACGAGCAGCAACGACGCGGTGGCCCCCGCCGCGGCCGGCCTGCCCCCGGCGGAACGGCCGGTGGAGCTATCGCCCGTCGAGCTGACCCGGATGTCCCCGCGCCGCCTGACCGAGCTGGTGCGGCTCAGCGGCTCCGTGAAGCCGATGGAACAGTCCATGGTCAAGTCGGAGGTCGCCGCCCGGCTGGTCGAGGTGCCGCTGCGCGAAGGGCAGGCCGTCCGGAAGGGCGAGGTCCTGGCCCGCTTCGACACGGTGGAGCTTCAGGCCAAGCTGGACGAGAAGCTTAGCAATCTGGAGGGCGCCAAGGCGCAGCTCGTCCTGGCGGACAAGACCCGCGCCAAGAACCTGGCGCTGCGCCAGAAGGACATCGTCTCGGAAACCAACATGGACCAGGCGCAGAGCACCTTCCGCTTCCAGCAGGCCACCGTCGCGGCACTGGAGGCCCAGGTGGACCTCGCCCGCAAGGCGCTGCGCGACGCGGTGGTGGTGAGCCCGATCGACGGCACGCTGGCCGAGCGGGCGGTCAACCCGGGCGAGACGCTGGCGGTCAACGCCAAGATGTTCTCCGTCGTCGATCTCAGCCGCGTCGAGGTCGAGGCGGCGGTGCCCGCCGACGACGTCGCCCGGCTGAAGCCCGGCCAGACCGTGCGGCTGCGGGTTGAAGGCTTCGGCGAGCGCGACTTCATCGGCCGGATCGCCCGCATCAACCCGATGGCCCGTGCCGGGACCCGCTCCATTCCCGTCTACATCGTGCTGGACAACGCCGATGGCGCGCTGCGCGGCGGCATGTTCGCCGCGGGCGATGCCGTCGTGGACGAGGTGGAGGGCGCCTTCGCCCTGCCCCCGGCGGCGGTCCGCCACGACCAGGACGGCGACTTCGTGCTGGTCGTCTCCGGGGGCCGGGTGGAGCGCCGCAAGGTCGAGGTGCTGGGCGCTTGGTCGCGCGGCGATCTCGTTCAGGTGCGCGGGCTGGCCGACGGCGATCTGGCGGTGACCGCCCCCCTGCCCGGCCTGACCGCCGGGCGGGCCGTCAAGGTCATGGGATCGTAA
- a CDS encoding TetR/AcrR family transcriptional regulator, translated as MPDSSPLPPSRRSRRKEARPAEVIEAARDLFISRGFAATKLEHVARRAGVSVGLPYLYFENKEGLFKAVVRQSILPQFQMGEDLLDSFTGSSEEFLRILTRGFWEMEQSPNAGLSKLVIAEAQNFPDLARFYMEEVVLRGRRFFARILHRGIERGEFRPVDVEQMARVIAAPLSMLSLWNHSLRPFEPDPAAASAESYLDAYLDLVLNGLRAEPKDRTP; from the coding sequence ATGCCCGACAGCTCTCCCCTTCCCCCCTCCCGCCGGTCCCGGCGCAAGGAGGCCCGTCCCGCCGAGGTGATCGAGGCGGCGCGCGACCTGTTCATCTCGCGCGGATTTGCCGCAACCAAGCTGGAACATGTCGCCCGCCGGGCCGGTGTCAGCGTCGGGCTGCCCTACCTCTATTTCGAGAACAAGGAAGGGCTGTTCAAAGCGGTCGTCCGGCAGTCCATCCTGCCGCAGTTCCAGATGGGCGAAGACCTGCTGGACAGCTTCACCGGCAGCAGTGAGGAGTTCCTGCGCATCCTGACCCGCGGTTTCTGGGAGATGGAGCAGAGCCCCAACGCCGGACTGTCGAAGCTGGTCATCGCCGAGGCGCAGAACTTCCCCGACCTCGCCCGCTTCTACATGGAGGAGGTCGTCCTGCGCGGGCGGCGCTTCTTCGCGCGCATCCTGCACCGCGGCATCGAGCGCGGGGAGTTCCGGCCCGTCGACGTGGAGCAGATGGCCCGCGTCATCGCCGCCCCGCTCAGCATGCTCTCGCTGTGGAACCACTCGCTGCGTCCCTTCGAACCGGACCCCGCCGCGGCCTCCGCCGAATCCTACCTCGACGCCTATCTCGACCTCGTCCTCAACGGGCTGAGGGCCGAACCCAAGGACCGCACCCCATGA
- a CDS encoding lytic transglycosylase domain-containing protein yields MAYRDFTAARTAGAALILALGLAGCASNAPETAELAVKAPEVAEVPIDPKDPLGRWVPHMREASERFDVPEKWIRAVMMRESGGRSVVNGRTITSHAGAIGLMQVMPGTYDMMRTQYGLGPDPSDPRDNILAGTAYLREMYDLFGAPGFLAAYNCGPACYASHLAGKQRLPRETRMYIAALTPNLRGVAPREPSQAAGASAIEVAIVPASAPATQPAALAAKPSVKPAAPVAVAAVVPEPVAPVPQTPASPAPVAVAALEPRPAPLVVEPMGRGEARPPAEFVAATDRDAGARAGRTPSRTVETLVAEAMLPPHAVGKGERVVIRFVSQRSGGCGSLEGRDRVCVALAGGEGAGL; encoded by the coding sequence GTGGCTTATCGTGACTTCACCGCGGCTCGCACCGCCGGTGCCGCCCTGATTCTCGCCCTCGGCTTGGCGGGTTGCGCCTCGAACGCTCCGGAAACGGCGGAGCTTGCCGTCAAGGCCCCGGAGGTGGCCGAAGTCCCGATTGATCCGAAGGACCCGCTCGGCCGCTGGGTCCCTCACATGCGCGAGGCGTCGGAGCGGTTCGACGTGCCGGAGAAGTGGATCAGGGCCGTGATGATGCGCGAGAGCGGCGGGCGTTCCGTCGTGAACGGCCGCACCATCACCAGCCATGCCGGCGCCATCGGGCTGATGCAGGTGATGCCCGGCACCTACGACATGATGCGCACGCAATACGGGCTGGGCCCCGATCCGTCGGACCCGCGCGACAACATCCTGGCCGGCACCGCCTATCTGCGCGAGATGTACGACCTGTTCGGCGCGCCGGGCTTCCTCGCGGCCTACAATTGCGGCCCGGCCTGCTACGCCTCGCACCTCGCGGGCAAGCAGAGGCTGCCGCGGGAAACCCGGATGTACATCGCCGCCTTGACGCCGAACCTGCGCGGCGTGGCGCCGCGCGAGCCGTCGCAGGCGGCGGGCGCCAGCGCGATCGAGGTCGCCATCGTTCCGGCGAGCGCCCCCGCGACGCAGCCTGCGGCTTTGGCCGCCAAGCCGTCCGTCAAGCCAGCGGCCCCGGTCGCCGTCGCCGCGGTGGTTCCGGAACCGGTGGCGCCAGTGCCGCAAACCCCGGCCTCTCCGGCGCCGGTCGCCGTAGCCGCTCTGGAGCCGCGCCCGGCGCCTTTGGTGGTGGAGCCCATGGGTCGCGGCGAGGCCCGCCCGCCTGCGGAATTCGTCGCCGCCACCGACCGGGATGCCGGTGCCCGCGCCGGACGGACGCCGTCCCGGACGGTGGAAACCTTGGTCGCCGAGGCGATGCTGCCGCCCCACGCGGTCGGCAAGGGGGAACGGGTGGTCATCCGCTTCGTGTCCCAGCGCAGCGGCGGCTGCGGCAGCTTGGAGGGCCGGGACCGCGTCTGCGTTGCCCTGGCCGGAGGGGAAGGCGCCGGCCTGTAA
- a CDS encoding methyl-accepting chemotaxis protein, with protein MAVLAVFGGMTAMEATRIADGNAELAQRVAENQRIALEAERLAKLGEAVIASGDEATRADALSGLDAHAARMSANAAPDIAQTVAKAVAASREAAGIGAKVEALDKKFGFNISRAESLSGDIARGLSAAMRATTQPADEQALATLFSTVRDAKFLLTRLPSQLYPPAVGNDLRQFREHMVKAMELRRHLPSADEFESVADDIASFAALDEAFAQRTETLRLTTDAHAHNQEVRTLVDGLVQGMNAASDAVTTRSQEGAAALTAVLDRLTLIALGAFVLIGLVGGLNMLLGYRFIMQPVRDASRALQALTRGEGSVPLRPSPLREIADIHGAVEAFREALDARQRAEETRRDQERRADEERRALMTELADGLERTVQAVAGSLSVAAEEVTGSARAVAGMASDTAQRTRAAADAAGTATSNVGAVASASEQLSASIDGIGQQIAQSRSVAEDAVAESRRADGLTKGLSDSAQKIGEVVAIITAIAQQTNLLALNASIEAARAGDAGKGFAVVATEVKALASQTASSTEEIATLVHGIQQSTMGVVEAIARIGSTIAVIGESVSGIAAAVEQQRQATSEITHNVRIVECMNTDVSSNIGDVSRVAVDTGRSADAMMGAADRLSELAGTLNGAVDDFLRQVRA; from the coding sequence GTGGCCGTATTGGCTGTGTTCGGCGGCATGACCGCCATGGAGGCAACGCGCATCGCCGACGGCAACGCCGAGCTGGCGCAGCGGGTGGCCGAGAACCAGCGGATCGCGCTGGAGGCCGAGCGGCTCGCCAAGCTGGGCGAGGCGGTGATCGCCAGCGGGGACGAGGCGACGCGCGCCGACGCGCTGTCCGGCCTGGACGCCCACGCCGCGCGGATGTCCGCCAACGCCGCGCCGGACATTGCCCAAACCGTCGCGAAGGCGGTTGCGGCCAGCCGGGAGGCTGCGGGTATCGGCGCCAAGGTGGAGGCGCTGGACAAGAAGTTCGGCTTCAACATCAGCCGCGCGGAAAGCCTGTCGGGGGACATCGCCCGCGGCCTGTCGGCGGCGATGCGCGCGACGACGCAACCGGCGGATGAGCAAGCGCTCGCTACGCTCTTCTCGACGGTCCGCGACGCCAAGTTCCTGCTGACCCGCCTGCCGTCCCAACTCTACCCGCCAGCCGTCGGCAACGACCTACGCCAGTTCCGCGAGCACATGGTGAAAGCCATGGAACTGCGCCGGCATCTGCCGTCCGCCGATGAGTTCGAGAGCGTTGCCGACGACATCGCGTCCTTCGCCGCACTCGACGAGGCCTTTGCGCAGCGCACCGAAACGCTGCGCCTGACCACCGACGCCCACGCCCACAACCAGGAGGTACGGACACTGGTCGACGGGCTGGTGCAGGGGATGAACGCCGCCTCCGACGCGGTGACCACGCGCAGCCAGGAGGGGGCGGCGGCACTGACCGCGGTGCTCGACCGGCTGACGCTGATCGCGCTGGGGGCCTTCGTGCTGATCGGGCTGGTCGGCGGGCTGAACATGCTGCTGGGTTACCGCTTCATCATGCAGCCGGTGCGCGATGCCAGCCGGGCGCTCCAGGCGCTGACCCGCGGGGAGGGCTCGGTGCCCCTGCGCCCCTCGCCTCTGCGCGAGATCGCCGACATCCACGGCGCGGTCGAGGCCTTCCGCGAGGCCCTGGACGCCCGCCAGCGGGCGGAGGAGACCCGGCGCGACCAGGAACGGCGCGCCGATGAGGAGCGCCGCGCCCTGATGACGGAGCTGGCGGACGGGCTGGAGCGCACCGTGCAGGCGGTGGCCGGCTCGCTGTCCGTGGCGGCGGAGGAGGTCACCGGCTCCGCCCGCGCGGTGGCCGGCATGGCGTCGGACACCGCCCAGCGCACCCGCGCCGCCGCGGACGCCGCCGGCACGGCGACCAGCAACGTCGGCGCCGTGGCCTCGGCCAGCGAGCAGCTCTCCGCCTCCATCGACGGTATCGGTCAACAGATCGCCCAGTCACGCAGCGTGGCGGAGGACGCCGTCGCGGAATCCCGGCGCGCCGACGGCCTGACCAAGGGCCTGTCGGATTCCGCCCAGAAGATCGGCGAGGTGGTCGCCATCATCACCGCCATTGCCCAGCAGACCAACCTCCTGGCGCTCAACGCCAGCATCGAGGCGGCGCGGGCCGGCGACGCCGGCAAGGGCTTCGCCGTCGTCGCCACCGAGGTGAAGGCGCTCGCCTCCCAGACCGCCTCCTCGACGGAGGAGATCGCCACGCTGGTCCATGGCATCCAGCAATCGACGATGGGGGTGGTAGAGGCCATCGCCCGCATCGGCTCCACCATCGCCGTGATCGGCGAGAGCGTGAGCGGCATCGCCGCGGCGGTCGAGCAGCAGCGCCAGGCGACCTCGGAGATCACCCACAACGTGCGCATCGTGGAGTGCATGAACACCGACGTGTCGTCCAACATCGGCGACGTCAGCCGCGTGGCGGTGGACACCGGGCGCTCCGCCGACGCCATGATGGGGGCGGCCGACCGCCTGTCGGAACTGGCCGGCACCCTGAACGGCGCGGTGGACGATTTCCTGCGGCAGGTGCGGGCCTGA
- a CDS encoding small ribosomal subunit Rsm22 family protein, protein MELPPSLRHAVDRALDGIALSDLKRAADRLSQRYRAEVRDGHFHLSDDLAARAYLATRLPATFAAVRSSMEAMAEALPDFAPVTALDVGAGPGTALWAASDCWASLDDALLIEGSPAIRAVGETLSRTAAPTRITWRAGDATGDLPNLEPRDLVTLAYVLDELAEPARDRLVDRLWSLTAGTLLIVEPGTPAGWARIVRARARLVAAGAHLVAPCVHSAACPLAAPDWCHFSRRVARSRLHRMAKGAEVPWEDEKFVYVAASRRPGGRPDARIIAPPWNAGNGRIGFKLCGRDGARTERILGKRDGAAFKAARRLGWGDGLSTQDPPEA, encoded by the coding sequence ATGGAACTCCCCCCCTCGCTCCGCCACGCGGTGGACCGCGCGCTTGACGGCATCGCCCTGTCCGACCTGAAGCGCGCGGCGGACCGCCTCTCCCAGCGCTATCGGGCGGAGGTGCGGGATGGGCATTTCCACCTGTCGGACGATCTAGCGGCGCGGGCTTATCTCGCCACCCGCCTGCCGGCCACCTTCGCCGCCGTCCGCTCCAGCATGGAAGCGATGGCCGAGGCGCTTCCCGACTTCGCACCGGTCACCGCTCTGGACGTCGGGGCGGGGCCGGGAACCGCGCTGTGGGCGGCGTCCGATTGCTGGGCCAGTCTGGACGACGCCCTACTGATCGAGGGCAGCCCGGCCATCCGCGCGGTCGGCGAAACGCTGTCGCGCACGGCGGCACCCACCCGGATCACATGGCGAGCCGGCGACGCCACGGGTGACCTGCCGAACCTGGAGCCGCGCGATCTGGTGACGCTGGCCTACGTTCTGGACGAACTGGCGGAGCCGGCGCGCGACCGGCTGGTCGACCGGCTGTGGTCGCTCACCGCCGGGACGTTGCTGATCGTGGAGCCCGGCACACCCGCCGGCTGGGCGCGGATCGTCCGGGCGCGGGCGCGGCTGGTCGCCGCCGGCGCCCATCTGGTGGCGCCCTGCGTGCACAGCGCTGCCTGCCCGCTGGCGGCACCGGACTGGTGCCATTTCTCCCGTCGGGTCGCCCGTTCCCGCCTGCACCGCATGGCCAAGGGGGCTGAGGTGCCGTGGGAGGACGAGAAGTTCGTCTACGTCGCCGCCTCCCGCCGGCCCGGCGGCCGCCCCGACGCCCGCATCATCGCGCCGCCCTGGAACGCCGGGAACGGGCGCATCGGCTTCAAGCTCTGCGGCCGGGACGGCGCCCGGACGGAGCGGATTCTCGGCAAGCGCGACGGCGCCGCCTTCAAGGCCGCGCGCCGGCTGGGCTGGGGCGACGGCCTTTCCACCCAGGACCCGCCGGAGGCCTAG
- a CDS encoding DNA topoisomerase IB, translating into MDGLTVTDPRPDAEEAAACAGLSYVCDDEPGIRRRRAGKGFSYRWPDGTRVTEEDTLERIRKLAIPPAYRGVWICPDPDGHLQATGRDTRGRKQYRYHPRWTEMREGTKFGRMLDFCRALPAIRRQVDGDLARRGLPREKVLAAVVRLLETTLIRVGNESYARENSSYGLTTLRDDHADIEGTEIRFTFKGKSGKEWNVALKDRRLAHVVRACRDVPGDELFQYIDRDGQRHAVTSGDVNEYLRAVTSQDFTAKDFRTWAGTVLAAMALREFETFDSTAKAKRNVTHAIEQVAARLGNTASVCRKSYIHPEILDAYLEGNLLDSLTREVETELREELPELEAEEAAVLAFLRGRLERERRSHASESRRRRAA; encoded by the coding sequence ATGGACGGACTGACGGTCACCGATCCCCGCCCTGACGCGGAAGAGGCCGCGGCCTGCGCCGGGCTGAGCTATGTCTGCGACGACGAGCCGGGCATCCGGCGGCGGCGCGCCGGCAAGGGCTTCTCCTACCGGTGGCCTGACGGCACGCGGGTGACCGAGGAGGACACGCTGGAGCGCATCCGGAAGCTGGCGATTCCCCCGGCCTACCGCGGCGTCTGGATCTGCCCGGACCCCGACGGCCACCTCCAGGCCACGGGCCGCGACACGCGCGGGCGCAAGCAGTACCGCTACCACCCGCGCTGGACCGAGATGCGCGAGGGCACGAAGTTCGGGCGGATGCTCGACTTCTGCCGCGCCCTGCCGGCCATCCGCCGTCAGGTGGACGGTGACCTCGCCCGCCGCGGCCTGCCGCGGGAAAAGGTGCTGGCCGCCGTGGTCCGGCTGTTGGAAACCACGCTGATCCGCGTCGGCAACGAAAGCTACGCACGTGAAAACAGCAGCTATGGCCTGACCACCCTGCGCGACGATCACGCCGACATCGAAGGGACGGAAATCCGCTTCACCTTCAAGGGCAAGTCCGGCAAGGAATGGAACGTCGCGCTGAAGGACCGCCGCCTCGCCCACGTCGTCCGCGCCTGCCGCGACGTGCCGGGGGACGAGCTGTTCCAGTACATCGACCGCGACGGGCAGCGCCACGCAGTGACATCCGGCGACGTGAACGAGTATCTGCGCGCCGTCACGAGCCAAGACTTCACCGCCAAGGACTTCCGCACCTGGGCGGGCACCGTTCTGGCCGCCATGGCGCTGCGGGAGTTCGAGACCTTCGACAGCACCGCCAAGGCCAAGCGCAACGTCACCCACGCCATCGAGCAGGTGGCCGCCCGCCTCGGCAACACCGCCAGCGTCTGCCGCAAGAGCTACATCCACCCCGAGATTCTGGACGCCTATCTGGAGGGCAACCTGCTGGACTCCCTGACCCGCGAGGTGGAGACCGAGCTGCGCGAGGAGCTTCCCGAGCTGGAGGCCGAGGAGGCCGCCGTGCTTGCCTTCCTGCGCGGCCGGCTGGAGCGCGAACGCCGATCCCACGCCAGCGAGAGCCGGCGGCGGCGCGCGGCGTAG
- a CDS encoding alpha-glucosidase produces MSQASSWLRGAALYQIYPLSFLDRNGDGWGDLDGVLEGIGHVASLGVQGVWISPFYPSPQKDFGYDITDHRAVDPRMGRLEMVDRIIEAAHGHGLKVILDLVCGHTSDAHPWFSDSRRSRGGEFADWYVWADPRPDGTPPNNWLSVFGGPAWTWEPRRRQYYLHHFLSSQPALNLHDEAVLQALGDTAAFWLERGVDGFRIDAVDFFAHDPQLRSNPAAAWSGAEPPAKLFALQQHLHDMMHPAIHTVLSRLRAVVDRYPDRVLLGELSSQPGAARRIAAYCGPQGLHAAYTLSLAKQPFTAQNFAGALTGTPQPEAICWSFSNHDVERAASRWLPPGADPERFNALLATLFATLPGTVCLYQGEELALPNAVLEAEDLRDPFGIAYWPDFQGRDGSRTPMPWRSGAANAGFSSAVETWLPVVESHHALAVDAQERRPGSPLDVWRYALRLRSRHPALMRGGVAAVEEAGSVLAFERAAEGEELLGVFNLSDHPAEYALKRKPPMVALDLPRPPGAPVPEVTADGRTLVLPPLSAFLGRRG; encoded by the coding sequence ATGTCCCAGGCGTCTTCGTGGCTGCGCGGTGCCGCGCTGTACCAGATCTATCCCCTCAGCTTCCTCGACCGGAACGGTGACGGCTGGGGCGATCTGGACGGCGTGCTGGAGGGCATCGGCCATGTGGCGTCGCTCGGCGTGCAGGGGGTGTGGATCAGCCCCTTCTACCCGTCGCCGCAGAAGGACTTCGGCTACGACATCACCGACCACCGGGCGGTCGACCCGCGCATGGGCCGGCTGGAGATGGTGGACCGCATCATCGAGGCGGCGCACGGCCACGGGCTGAAGGTGATCCTGGATCTGGTCTGCGGCCACACCTCGGATGCGCACCCCTGGTTCAGCGACAGCCGCCGGTCGCGCGGCGGGGAGTTCGCCGACTGGTACGTCTGGGCCGACCCGCGCCCCGACGGCACGCCGCCCAACAACTGGCTGTCGGTGTTCGGCGGCCCCGCCTGGACGTGGGAGCCGCGGCGGCGCCAGTATTACCTGCACCATTTCCTGTCCAGCCAACCCGCCCTGAACCTGCACGACGAGGCGGTGCTCCAGGCGCTCGGCGACACCGCGGCCTTCTGGCTGGAGCGCGGGGTGGACGGCTTCCGCATCGACGCGGTGGACTTCTTCGCCCACGACCCGCAGCTCCGCTCCAACCCCGCGGCGGCCTGGAGCGGGGCGGAACCGCCGGCCAAGCTGTTTGCGCTGCAGCAGCATCTCCACGACATGATGCACCCGGCCATTCACACGGTGCTGAGCCGGCTGCGCGCGGTGGTCGACCGCTATCCCGACCGGGTGCTGCTGGGCGAGCTGTCGAGCCAGCCGGGCGCGGCACGGCGCATCGCCGCCTATTGCGGGCCGCAGGGGCTGCACGCCGCCTACACCCTGTCGCTGGCCAAGCAGCCCTTCACCGCGCAGAACTTCGCCGGGGCGCTGACCGGCACGCCGCAGCCGGAAGCCATTTGCTGGAGCTTCTCCAACCACGATGTCGAGCGCGCCGCCAGCCGCTGGCTGCCGCCCGGCGCCGATCCGGAGCGCTTCAACGCGCTGCTCGCCACCTTGTTCGCCACGCTGCCCGGCACCGTCTGCCTCTACCAGGGGGAGGAGCTGGCGCTGCCCAACGCGGTGCTGGAGGCGGAAGACCTGCGCGACCCCTTCGGCATCGCCTATTGGCCCGACTTCCAGGGGCGCGACGGCAGCCGCACGCCGATGCCCTGGCGGTCCGGCGCCGCCAACGCCGGTTTCTCCAGCGCGGTCGAAACTTGGTTGCCAGTGGTGGAATCCCACCATGCCCTGGCGGTCGACGCGCAGGAGCGGCGCCCCGGCAGTCCGCTCGACGTCTGGCGGTACGCCCTGCGCCTGCGCAGCCGCCATCCGGCGTTGATGCGGGGGGGCGTGGCGGCGGTGGAGGAGGCCGGCAGCGTCCTGGCCTTCGAACGCGCGGCGGAGGGCGAGGAGTTGCTCGGCGTCTTCAACCTGTCCGATCATCCGGCCGAATACGCGCTGAAACGCAAGCCGCCGATGGTCGCCCTGGACCTGCCGCGTCCGCCGGGTGCACCGGTTCCCGAGGTCACCGCGGACGGACGGACGCTGGTCCTGCCGCCGCTCTCGGCCTTCCTGGGACGGCGCGGCTGA
- a CDS encoding TRAP transporter substrate-binding protein, with protein sequence MKRRAFLKSAGAGAAAAGAGLAVAGVAAPAIAQSQPEIQWRLASSFPKSTDILFGASELIARRVAESTDGKFQIRAFPGGELVPGLQVLDAVQNGSVQCGHTCGYYYVGKDPTFAFDTAIPFGPNARQTTAWFQAGGLDLMRAFMKNHNVIQFPAGNTGAQMGGWYRKEIKTAADFQGLKIRIAGITGQIMSKMGATPTQIAGADVYPALEKGTIDATEFVGPYDDERLGFHQVAKYYYYPGWWEGGPNVSLYVNLQEWEKLPKSYQSILTAACAEANTYMIARYDSENAKALKRLVAKGTILRAYPRDLMEQAHKIAFEYYDELAKTNPNFKTIYESWKPFLDETQLWFRVAELPYDSFVASAGTKK encoded by the coding sequence GTGAAAAGACGTGCGTTTCTGAAGTCGGCGGGTGCGGGCGCTGCGGCCGCGGGTGCGGGGCTGGCGGTGGCCGGCGTGGCCGCGCCGGCCATTGCGCAGTCGCAGCCGGAAATCCAGTGGCGCTTGGCGTCGAGCTTCCCGAAGAGCACCGACATTCTGTTCGGCGCTTCGGAACTGATCGCCCGCCGCGTCGCCGAGAGCACGGACGGCAAGTTCCAGATCCGCGCGTTCCCGGGTGGTGAGCTGGTGCCCGGCCTCCAGGTGCTCGACGCCGTGCAGAACGGTTCGGTCCAGTGCGGCCACACCTGCGGCTACTACTACGTCGGCAAGGACCCGACCTTCGCCTTCGACACGGCCATTCCGTTCGGCCCGAACGCGCGCCAGACCACCGCCTGGTTCCAGGCCGGCGGTCTCGACCTGATGCGCGCCTTCATGAAGAACCACAACGTCATCCAGTTCCCGGCGGGCAACACCGGCGCCCAGATGGGCGGCTGGTACCGCAAGGAGATCAAGACCGCCGCGGACTTCCAGGGCCTGAAGATCCGCATCGCCGGCATCACCGGCCAGATCATGTCGAAGATGGGCGCCACCCCGACCCAGATCGCCGGCGCGGACGTCTATCCGGCGCTGGAAAAGGGCACCATCGACGCGACCGAGTTCGTCGGCCCCTACGACGACGAGCGGCTGGGCTTCCATCAGGTCGCCAAGTACTACTACTATCCGGGCTGGTGGGAAGGCGGGCCGAACGTCTCGCTCTATGTCAACCTGCAGGAGTGGGAAAAGCTCCCCAAGTCCTACCAGTCGATCCTGACGGCCGCCTGCGCCGAGGCGAACACCTACATGATCGCCCGTTACGATTCGGAGAACGCCAAGGCTCTGAAGCGTCTGGTCGCCAAGGGCACCATCCTGCGCGCCTATCCGCGCGACCTGATGGAGCAGGCGCACAAGATCGCCTTCGAGTATTACGACGAGCTGGCGAAGACCAACCCGAACTTCAAGACGATCTACGAGAGCTGGAAGCCGTTCCTCGACGAGACCCAGCTCTGGTTCCGCGTCGCCGAGCTGCCCTACGACAGCTTCGTCGCGTCCGCCGGCACCAAGAAGTAA
- a CDS encoding glutathione S-transferase family protein — translation MSAEFTVYGNLNSQPATRVVLFLSMAGVPYAYRHVDLRGGQQKSADYLAINRFGRVPTLVHGDLSISESGVILTYLAEKTGRFGGRDEAERIRLAEWLSWLADVLLPVQRARAVRKFNGDANALPWIDAAAASGLAQFDRHLAGRTFIEGERLSIADIFAFPWIDLVEESNIDIATYPNAQAWHARVLAQPGAKRQMALMPQQDVG, via the coding sequence GTGTCCGCCGAATTCACCGTCTACGGCAATCTCAACTCGCAGCCTGCCACCCGCGTCGTCCTGTTCCTGTCGATGGCCGGCGTGCCCTACGCCTACCGCCATGTCGACCTGCGCGGCGGCCAGCAGAAGTCGGCGGATTATCTCGCCATCAACCGCTTCGGCCGGGTGCCGACCCTGGTCCACGGCGACCTCAGCATTTCCGAATCGGGCGTCATCCTCACCTATCTGGCGGAAAAGACCGGCCGGTTCGGCGGGCGGGACGAGGCGGAGCGGATCAGGCTGGCGGAGTGGCTGTCCTGGCTGGCCGACGTGCTGCTGCCGGTCCAGCGCGCCCGCGCGGTGCGCAAGTTCAACGGGGACGCCAACGCCCTGCCGTGGATCGACGCCGCGGCGGCCAGCGGGCTCGCCCAGTTCGACCGCCATCTGGCGGGGCGGACCTTCATCGAGGGCGAGCGGCTCAGCATCGCCGACATCTTCGCCTTCCCGTGGATCGACCTCGTGGAGGAGTCGAACATCGACATCGCCACCTATCCCAACGCCCAGGCGTGGCACGCCCGCGTGCTGGCCCAGCCCGGCGCCAAGCGCCAGATGGCGCTGATGCCGCAGCAGGACGTCGGCTGA